GCATCGGCACCCTCCAGCACCCCCCGCATCGCCGCCCTCAGCCCCTCCACTGCCATCTCCAAGTCTGGTTCCTCCCCATCCAACGCTCTCGCCCCCCTCGCCCGTAGCCGCAGCAGCCCCTGCAGTGGCGGAGCAGCCACGCTCTCCTGGACGCCAGCCATCGCCTCCCCGAGCTCCCTCTCCTTCCTCTTCGCCTCGGCTCTCAGCTGCTCGATGTCACGCACCTGCTCCGCCGTCAGGTCCCGGCCGTCGATTAAGCTGAACACCAATGTGGGCTTGAACCCGCCGTTCCATAGAAACGTCCGCTCCAGCGGGGAGAGCCACGGGgcggagaggaggaggaagatgtCTTCGCGGGCTAACTTCGATGCCTCGTCGAAGTAGTGCTGGTAGTGGAGGAGGACTTGGCCGATTGCGGATGCAAGCTGGTGGCTGTTATGATCAGTCGTCAGTCCATTGGAGGCAGCGAGGGGCAGGAGCTGGTCGAGAAGGGCCTGGTGGTGATCGAGCCAGTGGCCGAAAAAGGTCGTGAAGTGGGCCGCGGCGCTGTGGATTGGCTGAGCCATGTGGAGAGCTGGGGACAATTGGATTACGAATAGCCGCCATAGGAGTAGACAAATAGAGACTTTATATACAGCTCAGTTAATTAGCCACGAAGGATTGTGAGTCACTTTGCTCATTTAAAAACCACGTGCTTCTGGTTCATCAGCAAGCTCCTTTGACGAAATTAACGCACTATGTGACAAAATTATCCCCATGGACGCATATCTATGGAAAGCTTTAGGAATTTAATTGGAAGGAGGAAAATCCAAATGATTGTAAATCCGCGAAGTCGAGGGCTGAAAGGAGATAACGTTATAAGTGTTTCTCGACTTGAAAGGGCATCATATTGAGCAAGCACGTCCCATGATTCCGTCCTTACACATCTACGATATCACATAATTCAGCCTCGGTACGAGCTGTCTTTTCTGATGAACTAATTAAACTTAAGGTGTATCCAAAGGTCATTATGTAGGGTGCGTAATTTGTTTGCATaaacatttcttttttaaggaTGTAGAAAGTGTGCAATTTGGGTCCATAGCTCATTACtagaacatttttttttaatggaaagaTGGGGCCAAACCCCccaaaacaaaaatcaaaaaatacaAAGCCGAAAACACCAATAATATCCTTAAAATAAAAGTGCTATTAAACCAGTCGTTGGATGGTGATAATAATGATGACCAAAAGACAGATGCAATAAATTTCGCGCTAACCAATCAGCACAACATTCTCCTTTGCATGAACAATATGAAGTGTTCGTTCTTTGTCGAAATGTTATTCTCCAAGTGCGAAAACATTAATCGATTGATTCATACATACAGTGGACTGATTGTTTTGTATGAAATATTATTCTCCTTGTACAAAATGTTATTGTTCAAGTACGAAATGGGTTGCCGCCCACCTCTCCGACCCGCTCAATGCGAGGGACCATGCAAATGCCCTTGCTCTCTGCACAAACTACACACAGTACCACGGTCTCAAGCTTTCAGAATATTCTTCTGCATATTCCTAtcaagttttcttttcttttcttttttatttttattttttggtgatAAGAGACATTGAAAAGTTCTGTTCCATCTCGTGGACATTGAATGTTGTATGTATGGACAAGTTATCCCTTCTGGATATTACTGCTTCATCGGGAAGGCTCAAACTATGTCGGAGTCGCAGGAGAATTAGAAACACACTGCATGATGGCGGTGGAGGTGGACAGGATGGAGaaggtttcctcgactttgaTGATGAATGAATGGAAATTGTAGATAGGCCACGACTGTGAGTTGATGAGTTATCCTTGAATAAATAGGaacgaattaattaattaaagagtgccaaaaaaaaaaataatcaaagaattaaaaagaaaaagaaaaaggaaaagtgatATATTGACGCAGGTGTCCATTTGTCGGTTCCCGCGGACGGGACACGGAATACAGCCGTCGGGGAGGGATGGGTTGGTGGGGTTCGGCGCCCTCAGCCGACCAACCGAATGCCATTACCCAGCGGCCTTTTTTATGGCGCATAACGTAATCAAGGTGCCACCtgtattttccctttttccttGGACGTATATCAATAAAAAGGATTAATGAAATTTCGGGATGCATTTTAATATTCAGAAACTCAATAAACACAACTAAAGTCGAATCGATTtattaagagataaaaatcacacaatatgaattttttattttacaagaCTCGAATTCGGGatcatatttataaaaagaatCGGTCCATTAAGAGATAAAAATCAcacaatatgaattttttctttaataaaacTCGAATTCGAGTCCATACTCGCAAAAATCTATCACATAATCTTTTGAATTCACCTGAGTTGGTAATTCCACCTATCCAATTTTTATTCTCTGATTGATAATTTTACAGTACGTTTTTTAACAGTTCCATTTTCCTATAATGGTTTTGATTGACCTTTTGTACTGAAgattgtattttaaaaaaaaaatgatcgcaTCAGACCGTAGAAAATGCTCTTGTAAtcagtttaattaattatgtatacTGTGGACTTCATAAACATAATCTGATCTGACTGCTGAAAATACTCAAGAAGTTTACGTGACCGGATTAGTATTCGTCCTTAATTATACATAACGCAAGTGTTCAAATTGGATCATAAACGGTTCCATCCGTCAGCTTGTCACtttgtaaataaaatacaaatttttgTTCATCTCTGCATTCATTTACTAGAGAGTCAGGTATGGTTTTGGTCCCTCAAAGATACCAGGGCCAAGGGTTTGATCCCTTAAAAATTTTTGCCTCGGTTTTAGTCCTTCAATCATCATTCCGTCAGATGTTTTAGTCTTGCCGTCTTCTTGCGCGTGCCAACCGTGACGGAAATCTCACGTGGCGACTGAGATGGACCTAACTCCGCCCCAAATTGCCAAAAACGATGTCGTACAAGCCTTTGACGTACCCCCAAATTGCCAAAAACGACGTCGTACAAGCCTTTGACGTACATACataattcttcttcttcttcttcttcttcttcttcttcttcaacccAATATCTCAGTTCCTGCCGCCGCCCCCGTCTCCTCCTCCCCTGTCTCCTCCTCTaacctcctcttcttcttcttcttcttcttcttctgaaaCCCAATGTCTCAGTTCCAGCCGCCGCCCCCGTCTCCTCCTCCAACCTCAAGCCTCCCCCTGCCTCCTCGGACCTTACTTCCACCACCCTGCCTCAGCCGCACCATGGGTTGGGGCGACGGCGATGGCCACCACCACGCCCTCCAGTCCCTCGACTGGGACTCCATCATGAAGGACCTCGACCTCCACGACGACGTCTCTGCCCCTGCGCCGCTCAACCCGCCCGAGTCGACCCACTTCGTGAACAACTCCTCCGATGTCGCCACCCTCTCTGACATTTACGGCTCCTGCCACCAGAGCTTCGCCCATGTCCCGACCAGTAACTACGGTAGCTTCGAGCTTGGGGGAGAGGTCTGCAACAATTGGGGTTTTGCCTTTGATTTCCTCGAGGAGCTCATTTAGGTCGCGGATTGCGTCGACTCGGGCGAGCAGGCATCAAGGAAGGCAACGACGTCGGTTTTGGCAATTTGGGGGTCATTAACGGAGTTAGGTTCAGCTCAGCCGCCACGTGAGATTTCCGTCACGGTTGGCACGCGCAAGAAGACGGCAAGACTAAAACATCTGACGGAATGGTGATTGAAGGACTAAAACCGAGGCAAAAATTTTTGAGGGACCAAACCCTTGGCCTTGGTATTTTTCACGGATCAAAACCATACCTGACTCTTTACTAGATCATGTTACTTTATCATTTCTTTAATTACTTTTCACTTTCTTGACAAAATCATTTTGGAAATCGATTTAAATTCtcgacttttctttttcagtctTTGTATTATTTAATTGGTTCcttgtaataaaataataacacGTAGTTTAGTTGCTTTTCTCGggtaataaagaaaatattttggaaGCAATTGATCATTGTGATACAATACCTTACTATCgaagaagattttattttatccacAACCTTAATGTTCCTGAGTCTTTAGTTAAATACCCATTTGATCATATGCCTACGATTTGTGTGCGACTATCATGAAGCATAACTATaccaaaaattattttctcttattgATTGTCGAGGagtattattataattattataagtaAATATTTAATACCAAGTGGACACATAAGCAAGGTTTTTTTCAAGcaataaactaaaaatatttcgTGATTTTGCGAAAAATATGAGGATGACTGAAATATATAAAGTATGGATAAGTATAAGGCGGAAGAGTTGagagaaaaacaagaagacAATAATGCGACAGTAGAATATTGTAGCAAAATGACGAATTTAACTTATTTATAAACTTAGTaaacttaaaataaaataaaatatatcatcTTATAAAAGTAAAACTGTTGTTTGAGTCTTCTTATGCTATAAATATGACACGTGtcttctattttttctttttcattctaaccatttttcttttcttttcaattttacccACAAATTTTCGTTCTTTTTCGTTTCAATccattcttttcattttttttacggtctccaaaaaaaaaattgaaaattaacaTATCTTAATTATCTATATGTCATTTAACTAAAATAGTTCGCATCCTACAAATTGTCGAGTACAGTATCATTTTAATACTCAcgagctttttttttcttaaaatgatACTATACGTAATTtgtctttataaatttatgGAGAAATAACGATGAAGTGGATGCTATTGAATGGTTAAGGTACTTCTTTGGTAGAATGACTTTGGTTCTAATCAATCCCTCAGTTCTTTGgtctatcttttctttttctttttaagcaaaaaattattattattaaatcattCTCCCTCTAAATATGAAGTCATAactcattattttttaaaattataagatttcaattaattaatcttagaaaattaatctatatgatataataatatgagttaattattttttgggtacGTATAAAGTGtgttaatttcattaaatttatttataaactcAAGTACACCATAACTATTCTAGTGAAATTTTTTCCagtcaaaattttattaatttatttatacatttatGTCATTCTTCTTCGTTccatatacttttaaaatagattttggtctttttttctatattcatGTATGTTTTTCAAGAGGAATTTCACTAAATATGGCAATTTTGTgtgtaatataaatatatatagtatatttgaatataaaaaattagtatacgctcttgcctttttatccttttcagattatttgattaagtttcttatttctttttttcacacgtctatatattcattaagttaaaataattgaaaaatagcTACCCTATGTATTTGAAAATGACCCAcactatattaatttattattatttttctttttaatattaatgatATCCTTTTCTCACATTTTGATCAAGACAAAAAAGTTTATTATtgactttactttttttaacgCCTAACATCGTGCGAGTTTCTTCGTatttaagaaagaaaatacaaaattcaGATGACACGTGGCCATCCGAGGTCGGGACAGAGTCTCAAGCACATTCTGGTGTGGATATGAATAGTTTTGCTAGAACGAGGACCAGCACTCACATACGTACAAATACATGTGTCACTGAATTGAAGCACATTTTAATTACCTTTCTGTAACCTAACAGAAAGTTAACTTTTGCTAAAGTCAGCAATAATTGATGCAACCGATGGAGAGCAAACCGACCTCCCACCAAAGGCAATAATGAGGGGATAAACTTTTCGCGGTAAATTATTTCAAGCGATTCgacatttaatatttttaaaaaattttaagtttaaGTATTTTGAGTGAACAAAATCATATTGGGAGATATTTATCTTTTAACGAGTCGATCaagtcaaattaaattaatcgaGACTCGTTAAGCTTTGAAATACCAAAATACTAAAAACAAAATGCACTTGAACTTATGGATCAAGTTTGTATCTGCCTGACTTCTAGTGATCCTAACGTTTCTATAGCTGTAAGAGCCTGAAGTCGGGGAAGGGGCTacttttgaaaagaaaaaagaaagggataAATTCGCTAATATGCACCTTACaacataattttcaatttagtcTATAACTAGGTATTTACCCACGCTTTGCTGcggtctcaaaaatgcatcaaatgatttgaaaatttataaataacatTAAGTAATGaaaaacataatatatttttaggaaataaaaataatatcattttataagttggtgaaaataaattaaaaataaaattaattttcaagagTGGATCTTCTTATGTGGGTGGAGGGAGAAAAACATTTCCCCGCAAACAAAGAGAGTATTACCTCTAAGCCTATAAGTATAAGCAATAAAGAGTCAATATATAAGAGGAAAGTCtatgaataaaaataaggGAAAAGTACACAAACACCATTGTGGTTTGGATTTGGGATAACTTGCACTCTGTATTTTTGTTTTGAACAATTAACATCCCTATGGTGTACTCCATTAGTTATAAAGGATTAcgacgttaattttttttttcatttttaatcttcaatctttagttttttaatcattttggttctaaatcttttttcttttattattcctaccatcaacttttcattttttcattttagtcatCGAAAGGGAATGAGGAGTCGGGACCGCCAAttggcgaccccgacccctccacggAGGTCGCTGACATCCTCCGTGAGTATTAGGGACCTCAATGAAGAGGTCgaggtcgccgattggcggccATTGCCCccgaatcgatcaaggatggTGATAATAATGCGGACCAAAAGACAGATGCAATAAATTTCGCGCCAACCAATCAGCACAAGCATTCTCCTCTGTGTGAACAATATTAACTGTCCATTCCCCGTTGAAATGCTATTCTCCAAATACGAAAACGTTTCGTACAAAACATTAATCGTCCAATTCGTACATACAATTGACTGATTGTTTTGTACGAAATATTATTCTCCTTGAACTAGATGTTATTCTTCAAGTATGAAAACATTTCGAACGATCGCAGCGACTGAATATTATGattgatatattattataattattggGAACAAATTATCTCCTTCTGCTAATCTCAAAATTTCTTTCTAAATCCCACTACCTAACACGAAGCTGGAACTCAGCGGCCGCCACCAGGAAGAGGACGTTCTGGTTCGGCCTCAGGACCTCCATCAACCTCCTCACCGTGGCCCCACAAAGCGCATCGACACCCTCTAGCACCCCCCGCATCGCCCCCCTCAGCTCCTCCACTGCCATCTCCAAGTCTAGTTCCTCCCCATGCTCTCAGCCCCCTCGCCCGTAGCCGCAACAGCCCCAGCAGTGGCGGCGCAGCCACGCTCTCCTGGACACCAGCCATCACCTCCCCGAGCTCCCTTTCCTTCCTTTTCGCCTCGTCTCTCAGCTGCTCGATGTCACGCACCTGCTCCGCGGTCAGGTTGCCGCGATCGATTAGGTTGAACACCAATGTGGGCTTAAACCCACCGTTCCATAGAAACATAACATCCACTCCAGCAGGGAGAGTCACGGGGCGGAGAGGAGGAAGGAGATGTTTTCGTGGGCTAACTTGGACGCTTCTTCGAAATAGTGTTGGTAGTGGAGGAGGACTCGGCTGATTGCGGGTGCAAGCTGGTGGCTGTTATGATCAGTCGTCGGTCCATTGGGGGGCAACGAGTGGCAGGAGCTGGTCGAGAAAGGCCTGGTGGTGATCGAGCCAGGGGCCGAAGAAGGCCATGAAGTGGGCCGTGGCGCTGTGGATTGGATGAgtgttgggaagggatgtgctcaaccaaacaataacgcagcgattaatttttctctcctactagtgtaatcgagatatgaactaatcaaatcaaccaacaagtagtaaagaaaagaacactaagaattttacgtggaaaaccccaatgtggggaaaaatcatgggaccaactccgaatcaacgatccactatgaatgaaggttatacaatgtctttcatcaagggtaaacccttggatcaccaaactcaagagaaacactctcttggatgactcaaacactaaattcgtcacccacatcGAGTGGTTTacaaagtcagctgaaacagcacctacagagctcgaatagaaattctgaccgtttaGAACTTAGCTCTACATGTCGTGAAGTCTCTGTCAAAATTttgtcccaatcggagttcgtttacCCTTctgatcgaggtttgatctccagctgcgtgCTGCCCTCTGTAACCCGAATTTCAGCTCTGTCCCTCTCTATTATGTACTGCCTTTTGCTGATCTGATATCCTATTAGCCGCCGCCTCTTACCCAGCTAATTTAGCTGAAaattaaccctaacaaaattagattcttgggcctattaaagtcCGATAAAAGTTCAACACAATTTGAGTCAAatttcctccaaattggagggatgcCAAACATTGAGCCATGTGGAGAGTTGGGGACAATGGGATTCCGCATAACCGCCATAGGAGGAGACAGATAGGGGCTTTATATACAGCTCAGTTAATTAGCCACGAAGGATTTTGAGTCACTTTGCCAATTTTAAAGACCACGTGCTTCTGGTTCATCGGCAAGCTCTTTTGACGAAATTATACACATGGACGCATCCCCATGAAAAGCTTTAGAAATTTAATTGAAGGGAGGAAAATCCAAATGATTGTAAATTCGCGAACTCAAGGGGCGAAACGAGATGATGCATAGTGTTTCTCGACTTGAATGAGCGTGATATTGAGCTTGCACGTCCCATGATTCCGTCCTCACACATCTACGATATCACGTAATTCAGCCTCGGTACGGTTTTAACGAAAAATTTATGTACTTCATGCAATAGACAAGCTTTCTTTTCTGATGAGCTAAATAAACTCAACGTGTATCCAAAGGTCATTATGTAGGTGCGTAATTTGTTTGcgtaaatatttcttttttaaggaTGTAGAAAGTGTGCAATTTGGGTCCATGGCTCTGGAgtagaatatattatatatatatatatatatataatggaaaaACGGGGCCAAACCCCACTCCCCCCGTAGTTCAAGTTTTCGCCCCCTTCACCCAGGAATATTTTGGTTGCTTTTGGCGGATGGCTTGCGCTAGGTTCTATTACTGAAATTCATGGCACGATGAAGGACTGAAAACGGCTCAGGGGCCGAAGCGGAAAGCCTCAAATAATAGCGCTATTAAAACTAGTCGGTGGATGGTGATAATAATAAGGACCAAAAGACAGATGCAATAAATTTCGCGTAAACCAATCAGTACAAGCATTTTTCTCtgtgtaaataatattaactGTAATTCCTATCGAAACGCTATCTCCAAGTACGAAAACGTTCCATACAAAATATTAATCGATCGATTCGTACATACGGTTCCTTGTACAAAATATCATTCTCCAAATACGAAAATATTTCGAACGAGCGCAGCGATTGGATATTCAGCAGTTACACCCAATAATTTCTCATAAACAATATTATATTAGAAACAATCAGACGATATATTATGATTGAAATTTAACAgctataaatataattttatccaACTAATTAATAGATGGTTATAAAAATTACTCTACTTTCAAGCATTAATCAATCATGTCTCTCACTCTAAGTGATTTTATACTAGTGTCTCCACAAtactttaaattattttgaggTAAGCACCATAAGCACCCTTGCTCTCTGCCCAAATTACACACACTACCACtgtcttttcaaaatattCTTCTGCGTATTCctatcaatatataaatatatattttatgattaGAGACACTGAATGTATGTATGGACAGCACCGGAACTGCAAACACGGCGGGTCCATCCCCAAGCTCAGCTCCCTAAACGCCCTCAACTCATACTCCTGGGGACGTGATCACTATGCCTGCTCTGCCTGACAGTGGAAGCTCCTCGGAGGCGTCAATGATGGTAAGTACGGATGGGTCAGGCACTCTAACTTCGCCATCAATTCATTTGGTGAGTGAGTCGATGAATCTCAGTTTCAATCATGAAGCTGTTGTCAGTAATAAATGAGTTCGTGTCTTCatctattttatttagatttggATTGTCTGAATAAGATTCTTTTAGACTGAGATCAATCACAATCATCGATTAGCTGATAATCCCAAGTTAACATGATGATTCCAGCAGGCGAATCAAATTGTTGTGATTGCCTGCCTTGCACCGGATGAGTCTTTTCAGACTAGTTCCATCTCGGAATCTCCCCTTACCAACTTATATGACATGGTCTTCTGATTTGCCCTAAATTTAATTCTGTAAATGTAATCTGATTTGATCTAATCAAGCGACCTGCCCATGCAAGGGAAGATTTCCTTTTTCAGATGGTCgattctttttctatttctttttctcttttttcggGATAAGTGGAGGGGAATATTTGAATAACTAATGCAAGAAAACTTACTTATAGTTACAATGGACTTTGAAATGGATTGAAGAACAGATTATTTTTCATTGACTATTTGTCCATGGGATGATCAAGAAGTTTCTGAAGTTCCAGGCTGATATGGACGGCTTCGTGGAGGATGGATCTCTTGATGACAACGTCTCCGAGTCTTCTTTATCCCATGATGACATCGAACCCCGTGATCCTGTGGGTCAGTGCATGGACTTTAGTAAAGGTATTATATCTATCGAGTTGGTAATTAGATCACATAATTAATTCGAACTTGATTAATCTGTTTCAGGATTCACATTCACTGAAGTTAATACTGTTCGAGCAAGCACCCGCAAAGTCGTCTGCTGCCACTTCTCATCCGATGGAAAATTGCTTGCAAGTGGTGGCCACGACAAAAAAGTAAGTAGCAGGAGAAACAAGAATGAAGCAATCGATATATAGACGTCCGTCCCTCTCTCTTTCgctgactgcttgctcgaatTTTCTATGTGGTGTGAAAACAGGCTGTTCTATGGTACACGGACACTCTAAAGCCTAAGACGACCCTTGACGAACACGTATCTATGATCACAGATGTCCGTTTTAGCCCAAGCATGCCGCGCCTTGCCACATCCTCGTTCGATAAGACCGTCAGACTCTGGGATGCTGACAATGTCGGTGAACCCTTTTTATTCtgtcaattaatattttgatgACAATCACCAATTGCTTGCTTAGTATTTGGCATTTATTCTGGTGCTCATCGACTGAGACCGCGTTAATTTGCAGCCCGGGTATTCGCTCCGGACGTTCATGGGACACAATGCAGTTGTGATTTCTCTCGATTTTCACCCGAATAAGGATGATCTCTTATGCTCTTGTGATGGAGATGGTGAGATACGGTACTGGAGTATTAATAACGGGAGCTGTACGAGAGTTTTTAAGGTAAAATTGATAGATAGGGCATGTTTGGTATTCTTTGTACCGTTTTCTGTTCTATAAAAGACAGCACGATATGTGGACTGAGAATCATTCTTCAGAAGGCCGATGACCTTACTGACGGATTCCGAGGCAAAACTGTTTTAGCCAGTCGTGAGCTTGACTTTGAAAAAAAACATTTCTTTAACAGAAGATTCTAATTTGACCCTAAACCTCTGACTCCGTGTCTTCGTATGGAATCAGGGAGGAATGGCCCAGGTGAGATTCCAACCGCTTCTGGGGAGATATCTTGCAGCAGCTGCTGAGAATGTCCTTTCGATATTGGACGTGGAGACCCAAGCTTGCCGACAAACCTTGCAGGTAAACTTTTTTCTAATCTGAAAACGAAATTGGCATGTGATTGTTTCTCTCTCTGAGCTGGTCTTGTAAGATATGACAATCCTCCATCGTCATTATATGCCTACTTTGGTGCTCGAGAATGTGTAAAGACCATCGACGTGTGCTGAAACTTAAGCCTTCTCTTTTTGGTCATTGCAGGGTCACACAAAGCCGATCGATTCTGTCTGTTGGGACTCTACTGGAGACTTACTTGCATCAGTAAGTGAGGACTCTGTGAGGGTATGGGCGCTCGGGTCAGGAAGTGAAGGGGAGTGTGTGCACGAACTGAGCTGCGATGGCAACAAATTCCATTCGGCCGTGTTCCACCCTACATGGCCGTCATTGCTCCTGATTGGCTGTTACCAGGTGATCAGAAGGTTTTAAAATTTGTTCATCCCTCCGATGATCAAGTTGGCCCAATCCATTTATTGGCAGATCTTCTTCTCTGGCTTCTTGCCGGTACTTCATTCACATATTCTGTCGGGAATTTCCTCTTGCAGTCATTGGAGCTCTGGAACATGTCGGAGAACAAGACGATGACCCTGCCGGCACATGATGGGCTTATCACTGCCTTGGCCGTGTCCAACGTGACAAGGTTGGTTGCCTCAGCCAGCCACGACAAGTCGGTCAAGCTATGGAAGTAGGTCCGGAGGAAAAGGGATCGGCTGTAATCTATGTGGCTGTTAAATCACTTCTGGTGTTTTCTCAATATCCATCCTCAGATTCTGAAAACGAAGATCTAAGCTCAGTGAGAGACGCAAATTGGGGAGGAACATTAACCTCTGTACCGTTCCTTTAGAATgctcttttttgtttcttgGGCTGCTTTTGTAATGACATTTCCCGTTAGGCTTCCCTTAACAACAAAGTGATCAACGTGTAAAAGTTCCAGTGTTTTTctatttgttttcttcttaTATCAAAATACGAATAACTCGTGTTTGAACCTCGGTTCAAAGTGCCTAACCCGACAGGCGAGGTCCAGTCAGGAGTGACTATCAGTCCGTTTGAACCATCCAGTTCCTGCGGAGAAATGATGCTAATTTCTTAGGACATCAGC
Above is a window of Punica granatum isolate Tunisia-2019 chromosome 7, ASM765513v2, whole genome shotgun sequence DNA encoding:
- the LOC116215515 gene encoding transcriptional corepressor LEUNIG-like isoform X1 codes for the protein MPALPDSGSSSEASMMVSTDGSGTLTSPSIHLFQADMDGFVEDGSLDDNVSESSLSHDDIEPRDPVGQCMDFSKGFTFTEVNTVRASTRKVVCCHFSSDGKLLASGGHDKKAVLWYTDTLKPKTTLDEHVSMITDVRFSPSMPRLATSSFDKTVRLWDADNPGYSLRTFMGHNAVVISLDFHPNKDDLLCSCDGDGEIRYWSINNGSCTRVFKGGMAQVRFQPLLGRYLAAAAENVLSILDVETQACRQTLQGHTKPIDSVCWDSTGDLLASVSEDSVRVWALGSGSEGECVHELSCDGNKFHSAVFHPTWPSLLLIGCYQSLELWNMSENKTMTLPAHDGLITALAVSNVTRLVASASHDKSVKLWK
- the LOC116215515 gene encoding transcriptional corepressor LEUNIG-like isoform X2, which produces MPALPDSGSSSEASMMKFLKFQADMDGFVEDGSLDDNVSESSLSHDDIEPRDPVGQCMDFSKGFTFTEVNTVRASTRKVVCCHFSSDGKLLASGGHDKKAVLWYTDTLKPKTTLDEHVSMITDVRFSPSMPRLATSSFDKTVRLWDADNPGYSLRTFMGHNAVVISLDFHPNKDDLLCSCDGDGEIRYWSINNGSCTRVFKGGMAQVRFQPLLGRYLAAAAENVLSILDVETQACRQTLQGHTKPIDSVCWDSTGDLLASVSEDSVRVWALGSGSEGECVHELSCDGNKFHSAVFHPTWPSLLLIGCYQSLELWNMSENKTMTLPAHDGLITALAVSNVTRLVASASHDKSVKLWK
- the LOC116215515 gene encoding transcriptional corepressor LEUNIG-like isoform X7, coding for MPALPDSGSSSEASMMADMDGFVEDGSLDDNVSESSLSHDDIEPRDPVGFTFTEVNTVRASTRKVVCCHFSSDGKLLASGGHDKKAVLWYTDTLKPKTTLDEHVSMITDVRFSPSMPRLATSSFDKTVRLWDADNPGYSLRTFMGHNAVVISLDFHPNKDDLLCSCDGDGEIRYWSINNGSCTRVFKGGMAQVRFQPLLGRYLAAAAENVLSILDVETQACRQTLQGHTKPIDSVCWDSTGDLLASVSEDSVRVWALGSGSEGECVHELSCDGNKFHSAVFHPTWPSLLLIGCYQSLELWNMSENKTMTLPAHDGLITALAVSNVTRLVASASHDKSVKLWK
- the LOC116215515 gene encoding transcriptional corepressor LEUNIG-like isoform X5; this encodes MPALPDSGSSSEASMMADMDGFVEDGSLDDNVSESSLSHDDIEPRDPVGQCMDFSKGFTFTEVNTVRASTRKVVCCHFSSDGKLLASGGHDKKAVLWYTDTLKPKTTLDEHVSMITDVRFSPSMPRLATSSFDKTVRLWDADNPGYSLRTFMGHNAVVISLDFHPNKDDLLCSCDGDGEIRYWSINNGSCTRVFKGGMAQVRFQPLLGRYLAAAAENVLSILDVETQACRQTLQGHTKPIDSVCWDSTGDLLASVSEDSVRVWALGSGSEGECVHELSCDGNKFHSAVFHPTWPSLLLIGCYQSLELWNMSENKTMTLPAHDGLITALAVSNVTRLVASASHDKSVKLWK
- the LOC116215515 gene encoding transcriptional corepressor LEUNIG-like isoform X3 gives rise to the protein MPALPDSGSSSEASMMFLKFQADMDGFVEDGSLDDNVSESSLSHDDIEPRDPVGQCMDFSKGFTFTEVNTVRASTRKVVCCHFSSDGKLLASGGHDKKAVLWYTDTLKPKTTLDEHVSMITDVRFSPSMPRLATSSFDKTVRLWDADNPGYSLRTFMGHNAVVISLDFHPNKDDLLCSCDGDGEIRYWSINNGSCTRVFKGGMAQVRFQPLLGRYLAAAAENVLSILDVETQACRQTLQGHTKPIDSVCWDSTGDLLASVSEDSVRVWALGSGSEGECVHELSCDGNKFHSAVFHPTWPSLLLIGCYQSLELWNMSENKTMTLPAHDGLITALAVSNVTRLVASASHDKSVKLWK
- the LOC116215515 gene encoding transcriptional corepressor LEUNIG-like isoform X4, whose product is MPALPDSGSSSEASMMFQADMDGFVEDGSLDDNVSESSLSHDDIEPRDPVGQCMDFSKGFTFTEVNTVRASTRKVVCCHFSSDGKLLASGGHDKKAVLWYTDTLKPKTTLDEHVSMITDVRFSPSMPRLATSSFDKTVRLWDADNPGYSLRTFMGHNAVVISLDFHPNKDDLLCSCDGDGEIRYWSINNGSCTRVFKGGMAQVRFQPLLGRYLAAAAENVLSILDVETQACRQTLQGHTKPIDSVCWDSTGDLLASVSEDSVRVWALGSGSEGECVHELSCDGNKFHSAVFHPTWPSLLLIGCYQSLELWNMSENKTMTLPAHDGLITALAVSNVTRLVASASHDKSVKLWK
- the LOC116215515 gene encoding transcriptional corepressor LEUNIG-like isoform X6 — translated: MIKKFLKFQADMDGFVEDGSLDDNVSESSLSHDDIEPRDPVGQCMDFSKGFTFTEVNTVRASTRKVVCCHFSSDGKLLASGGHDKKAVLWYTDTLKPKTTLDEHVSMITDVRFSPSMPRLATSSFDKTVRLWDADNPGYSLRTFMGHNAVVISLDFHPNKDDLLCSCDGDGEIRYWSINNGSCTRVFKGGMAQVRFQPLLGRYLAAAAENVLSILDVETQACRQTLQGHTKPIDSVCWDSTGDLLASVSEDSVRVWALGSGSEGECVHELSCDGNKFHSAVFHPTWPSLLLIGCYQSLELWNMSENKTMTLPAHDGLITALAVSNVTRLVASASHDKSVKLWK